Proteins co-encoded in one Ignavibacteria bacterium genomic window:
- a CDS encoding NADH-quinone oxidoreductase subunit I, translated as MTIYLNEIKSAVMTTLIGMKITWKNMFYESVTIQYPEVKPILPERTRNRLYVNMDDCIGCDQCARACPVSCIDIETVKCVPGEDLGKTSNGKKKMLWVTKFDIDFAKCCYCQLCVFPCPTDCIYMTDVYEFSEYDRSALIYNFATLTPEESAEKKENFRILAESKAKPVQPNTAS; from the coding sequence ATAACTATATATCTCAATGAGATAAAATCAGCAGTAATGACTACTCTTATCGGTATGAAAATTACCTGGAAGAATATGTTCTATGAGTCTGTAACAATACAATATCCGGAGGTAAAGCCGATTCTTCCCGAAAGGACAAGAAACCGCTTATATGTTAACATGGATGACTGCATCGGTTGCGATCAGTGTGCGAGAGCATGCCCGGTCAGTTGTATTGATATAGAGACCGTCAAGTGTGTACCCGGGGAAGACCTCGGTAAAACAAGTAACGGTAAGAAGAAAATGCTTTGGGTCACCAAATTCGATATTGATTTCGCGAAGTGCTGCTATTGCCAGCTTTGCGTTTTCCCCTGTCCGACCGATTGCATTTACATGACTGATGTCTATGAATTCTCTGAATATGACCGGTCAGCACTTATTTACAACTTTGCGACTTTAACACCTGAAGAATCCGCTGAAAAGAAGGAAAATTTCAGGATACTTGCTGAAAGCAAAGCCAAACCTGTACAACCAAATACGGCAAGTTAG